TAACGCTAGAAGAAAGTCAACGTCTAGGTTTTGGTCTAATGGAAATGAAAGATACAACATTCGATTGGTTCTTGGATTATGATGAAGTAGATTACGTTATCGAAGGCAGACTAGATGTTGTTATTGATGGCAGAACTGTTTCCGCAGGTCCAGGAGAAATTATTTTCATTCCTAAAGGTAGCCAAATCAAGTTCTCCGTAACTGGTGAAGCAAGATTTATTTATGTTACTTATCCGGCTGATTGGCAGTCACAATAATAATAAAAAAACGATTTCGGCTTAGGCTGAAATCGTTTTTTATTTTAAGGAGTCGCGATATTCTTTTGGTGTCATATCGAATTCTTTTTTAAAGACTTTGCAAAAGTAACTCGCTCTTGAAAAACCCAAGTTCTTCGCAATCGTATGAACTGCCCAATCGCTTTTTTCTAGTTGTTCTTTCGCATAGAGCATTTTTTGTTCATTGACGTAATTGATAAAATTGATGTTTAATTCGTTTTTAAATAATTTACTTAAATAAAAGGGGCTTAGATAGACGTAATTAGCAACTTCTTCTAATGTGATGGAGCGATGAATATTTTTTTTAATGTAACGAATCGCTTGTTTGATTTCTTTATGCTCTCCACCAGTTTTGTTGGCACTCGTAGTTTCTTTTTTAGGTTGTTTTTGTTTTTCATGTGCAGAGTAATAATCGCTTAGAACATCTAGCACTTCAACTGTTTCAAGAGAATGAAGTAGGGCGGAGTGATCTGGATTTTTTTTATGAAAGTCTTCCTGAATTTGTTGTGTAAATTGATTTTCAACTTGATTCGTCATAAGTGGTTGAATATTGATTACTTTTTCTTTTTCCAAATGCAATTCCTCCTCCTTTTCTACTTGCACTAATTATACCATAAAATCGCTTTAAATAACGTTTAATCCTGCATTTTAAATAGAACAATAAATTCTTTTTTATAACAAAATATTGTCATTTTTTAAATCTCAAAAATAGAAATTGAGAAAAAGTTCACACTGGTGGCTATTTTTGCCATATAAAACAGAAAAAAAGGGATTTTAAAAGCTTGCACTATTTTGTTTTCAGTGCTCTAAGTGACCTTGTACCAGTGGTTTAACAGGGATATAATGAAATGGAAATAACGCTTTCATGAGAGGGTGATCTTTTCAATTGAAAATTCAAAAATTAGTCTTATGTGCGATGTTGATTGCGATGTGTGTAATTGGCGCGAACATAAAATTAATGGGTTCTGTTGCATTTGACGCAGCTCCAGCTTTTATTGGAACATTGCTGCTTGGTCCGATGTACGGCGCAGTGCTTGGGATTTTCGGTCATTTAACATCAGCATTACTGGCGGGTTTTCCGCTCACACTACCAATTCATTTGATTGTTGCTGGAATGATGGGCGTAACGATGATAGCTTACGGGTTTACGCGCCAAAAACTAGCTGAAAAAAATCAACTACTTGCAATTAGTGTATCTAGTGTAGTTGCTTTTGTTTTTAATTGTCCATTATCATTACTTGCACTTTATCCATTAATGCATCAAGCGGTGTTTGTTTTATTCCCAGTGCTCGCAATTGGTTCGGTTTGCAACATTTTTGTCGCAGAAGTCGTTTACCAAGTATTGCCAGAACGCTGGAAAAGACGAATTGCCGGGTACTAAACAACTAAATAGGTGAATATATTAATCCGGGAAAGAGGTGAAAATCCTCTACAGGCCCTAGCTACTGTAATACGGACGAAAACCAAACATATGTCACTGGAAGCAATTCCGGGAAGACTGGTGAGTAGGATGATGTTAAGTCAGGAGACCGCTTTTATATTCGATATCCAAAAACAACTTCTAAGGGAGCGAGTTGTCTTGATTAAGTAGATTTTCACGATGGGAAAGTTTCTTTGTGCTACAAGGAAATAGCTTATTTGCGTAAATCTCAAAAAGACGCCAAAGTTCTGTTTGGCGTCTTTTTTTATGGCTAAAATGAAAGGTGAAAAAAGATGAACAAAATCTTAATTGCGGCTGCATCAAGTGGGACTGGTAAAACGACTGTCACGCTTGGCATTATGCATGCACTTAAAAAAAGAGGCTTGCGTGTTCAACCATTTAAAGTAGGTCCTGATTATATTGATACAAATTATCATCAAGCGATAACAGGCGTTGCATCCATTAATTTAGACAGCTTTCTGATTGATGATGATGCTATGCTCGCTGCTCTTTTTGAAAAACACGGGCAATCAGCTGATATTTCGGTGATTGAAGGTGTAATGGGGCTGTTTGATGGGCTTGGTATTGATCGTGATAATTCGAGTACATCTTTTATTGCTAAATGCACGAAAACGCCTGTAATTTTAGTCGTGGATGGTAAAGCGATATCCACTTCTGCGGCGGCAATTGTGGATGGATTTAATCGTTTTGATCCGGAATTAACCATTGCTGGGGTGATTATTAATCGCGTTGCTTCAGAAAACCATTTTTCATTGATAAAAGGGGCGATTGAACGTTATACGGATGTACCTGTTTTAGGGTATTTGCCGAAAAATGCGGCGGTGGCACTTCCAGAACGTCATCTCGGATTAGTCCCAAAAGAGGAAATGACGGAATTAGAAACGAAATGGGAGTTACTTGGTGATTTGATTGCGGAACATGTTGATTTAGATAGGTTGTTGGCGATTAGTAAGACTGGTGCGAATTTGACCGTACACCCACCAGAAATACAAGTACCGGACTTTTCGGGAATGCGCGTTGCTTATGCTCTCGACGCCGCATTTCATTTTTACTATCAAGATAACTTGGATTTTATTCGTTCAACTGGAGCCACACTGATTCCGTTTAGCCCGCTAGAAGAAAGGGAAGTCCCGGACGCTGATTTTATTTATATCGGTGGTGGATTTCCGGAGGTTTTTGCGGAACAGCTAGCGAAGAACAAGTCAATGCGCGAATCGATTTTGGCGGCGCATGAACAAGGCAAGCCAATATATGCCGAGTGTGGCGGATTGATGTATCTTGGTTCGAGTTTAGAAATGGAAGCTGAATCCTATGAAATGGTAGGGGTTTTTGATGGGGTTAGTAAGATGACAACGCGGCTTCGGAAGTTTGGCTACTGTATCGCGGAACCTTTAGAAGACACACTACTTGGTAAAAAAGGGACAGCTATTCGCGGTCATGAATTTCATCATTCTGTTTTTGAAACGAACGAACCAACACGTATGAAATTAACGAAAAAGCGGGATGGCGAAATTGTCAAAGAATGGCACGGCGGTTATCAAAAAGGTAATACGTTCGCTAGTTACCTGCATATCCATTTCTATCAAAATCTATCGATAATAACGCATATGTTTGGAGCGATAGAGCGATGATATTGTTATTTTATACGTCATCATTCATTTTAGATTGCTTATTAGGTGATCCATATAGCTGGCCGCATCCTATTAAAGCGATCGGCAACTTGATTAAGTGGTTGACTATTATTTTACGAAAAATCTTTCATGGTAAATCACTGTATTTTGCCGGGGGATTGCTATTTGTTCTCACGGTTGGTATGACCGGAGTTGTATCCTGGTTCATTCTATTTCTTAGTGCCAAAATTGCTTACTGGCTTTACGTAGCTGTTTTTGTTTACTTAGGCTATACGACGCTTGCGATGACTTGCCTTGCGAAAGAGGCTCGGAAAATACAGCGGACCTTGGCGGACGGGGATTTGGCTGCTGCAAGAGTGCAAGTGGGGATGATTGTTGGTCGGGATACAGATAAGTTAACCGCAGAAGAAATTAGTAAAGCAACGATAGAGACAGTGGCGGAAAATACAGCGGATGGCGTTATCGCACCACTTTTTTACTTATTCATTGGTGGGCCGGTGCTTGCTTTGATGTATAAAGCAGTTAATACACTGGATTCGATGGTCGGTTATAAAAACGAAAAATACCGCGCAATTGGTTTTGTTTCCGCGAAAATGGATGACATTGCCAATTTTATCCCAGCAAGATTAGCTTGGTTTTTCCTTGTCATTGCAAGTTTTATTTTAAGGTATGACGGACGTGCTTCTTGGCAAATCGGGCTTCGAGATCGGAAAAATCATACGAGTCCTAATTGCGCTTATCCTGAAGGTGCAGTAGCAGGTGCGCTTCAGATCACGCTTGGTGGAACGCATGAGTACTTCGGTGAAACAGTTGTTAAACCAACCATTGGAAGTGGAACTAAACCCGTTTCAGAAAAAGAAATTAGCCAAACGATTCATTTGCTATACATGGCTTCAACAATCGCTTTTATCATGTTTGCAAGTATTTACCTACTATTATTTTAAAGGAGTGGCAAGATGAACTATATTAAGAATCCAGCTAAAATTGAAGAGAAAAGCTTTGAAATCATTCAACAAATTATTGATGATATTCGTCCAGATTACACATTTCAAAACAAGTTAGAGGAAGCGATTATCAAGCGTGCAATACATACGACAGCAGATTTTGATTACTTAGACAGCCTCGTTTTTCAACAAGATGCCATCGCGAAAATCATTCATGTTCTTCAAAATAAAGGAACTATTTTCACGGATACGAATATGGCACTTAGTGGAATTAATAAACGACTTTTAGATGAACTTGGGTGTAAATATCATTGTTATGTGAGTGACCCAGAGACGATGGAGATTGCCAAACAGCATGGGATTACACGCTCTATGGCTGGAATTAAACTCGCTTCTTTAAAAGATGGACCGAAACTATTTGTCCTCGGAAATGCGCCAACTGCGGTGTATAAAATTATCGAGATGACAGAAAGTGGGCAATTGCAAGCAGATGCAGTAGTGGCAGTACCGGTTGGTTTTGTCGGAGCGGCTGAATGTAAAGAGGAGATTTTAGAAACAGATATCCCAGCCATTGTCGCACGCGGTAGAAAAGGCGGTAGTAATCTTGCTGCAGCGATCATTAATGCAATCTTGATTACGATGTAAAGAAGGCGACGAGTAATGGAAGATTTTATTTATTATAATGGCAAAAAATACCGTAAAGGCTATACGACTGGTACATGTGCGGCTGCGGCTGCTAAAGCTTGTGTGGAAATGATTCTAACGCAAGAAGAAGTGAGTGCAGTACAAGTCACAACTACTGGCGGAACGATTCTGGAAATCCCCGTGGCGTACCAAAAGTTTTCGAAAGACAAAGCCACAGCAGCGGTTCAAAAAGATGGTGGCGATGATATTGATGCGACACACGGAATGTGGATTTTTGTAGATGTTGATTTAACCGATAACGCGGAAGTCGTATTAGATGGTGGTGTTGGTATCGGTCGCGCTACGCAAAAAGGAATTTCTGTGGCAGTAGGAGAAGCGGCGATTAATCCGGCACCGCGGAAAAATATTTTAGCAACCGTGCGCGAATCACTTGGCGAAAATCGTGGTGCAAAGATATTAGTCTACGCACCAGAAGGAGAAGAGCGCGCGAAACGAACCATGAATAGCAATTTAGGAATTATCGGTGGAATTTCTATTTTAGGAACGACGGGCATTGTTACGCCGATGTCGGATGAAGGCTGGAAAAAATCATTATCAATGGAACTTGAAATGAAACGTAATCAAGGTCTCGACCAAATTATTCTTGTTCCCGGTAATTACGGGGATGATTTTGTTCAAAATACGCTTGGTTTTTCAAGCGGAAATATTGTTTCCATGAGTAATTTCGTTGGTTATATGTTAAAAGAAACACAGCGTCTAGCTTTCAAAAAAGTGCTAATGGTTGGTCATTTTGGCAAATTGGTGAAGGTTTCAGCAGGGATTTTTACGACGTACAGTAAAGATGCAGATGCGCGGGCGGAAATTTTAGTCGCTAATTTAGCTTTGCTCGGTGCGCCGCTATCGCTTTTACAAGCAGTAGAGAAGTGCAATACGACAGAGGCAGCAGGCGAATTCATTGAAGAAGCTGGCTTTACCCAAGTATATGACGTCATTGTGCAAAAAATCAAAGCAAGATCAGAACGATTTTTGAAATTCACGAAACCGAGTGTAGAAGTCGATGTAGTTACTTTTTCGACCGAACGTGGGTTGCTTGCTGCAACGAAAGATATCGATGTACTCCGGGAGGAATGGCGATGATTACAGTAGTTGGAATTGGACCAGGAGATACAAATTTGCTAATAAACGAAGCAAAACAAGCGTTAAATACCGCCGAAATAGTGTATGGGTCAACAAGACAATTACAAGAAATCGCAGAACTAACGACAGCAACGCCAATGCTTTTGCCAAAAAAACTAGCAGATTTGAAAAACATCCCGCATCAAAACAAAAACGTGGTTATTCTAGCTTCCGGAGATCCACTATTATATGGGATTGGCAACTGGGCGCTGGCAAATTTTTCAGAAGATATCCGGATTGTTCCGGGAATTAGTGCGATTCAAATGATGTTTCATCGAATTCAATTACCGATGAATAACTGTTTTATTACGAGTAGCCACGGTAAAAAGCCAAACTTCGACTTCTTGTTACAACACGAAAAAGTCGCGATGGTAACAGATACAATCATTGGTCCGTATGAAATCGCTGCTGAAATTTTACAACGTGGCTTAAAAAAAATCCTATTTATTGGAGAAAATTTGAGTTCAAAAGAGGAACGAATTCATAAGTTGAAACCAGAACAAGTAGCAAAAAAATACGATATGAATGTAGTGGTGATTGTAGATGAAGGATGAGGTTTTTATTCGTGGAAAAGTACCGATGACAAAAGCAGAAGTACGAGCAGCAAGCATTGATTTACTTAACTTAAATGAGACATCAAAGAAATTACTAGATGTTGGTGCGGGAACTGGGAGCGTTGGTCTTCAAGTTGCTTGTAATTTCCCGAAAATCCAAGTTACTGCGATTGAACGAAAACCAGATGCAGTGGATTTAATTAAACAAAATCAAGCGAAATTTGGATTAGAAAATGTAACAGTTATCGAAGCATACGCGCCAATTGAATTGCCTGAAAAGGAAACCTTTGATGCTATTTTTATTGGTGGAAGTGGTGGCAATTTAACCGATATTATCGACTGGTCGTTGGCACATTTGAACCCGAGAGGCAGTTTGGTACTTAATTTTATTTTGCTTGAAAATGCGTTAACTGCAATGAACCATTTGGAAAAATTAACAGTGAACGAATTAACGATGAAACAAATCCAAGTTTCGAGTTGGCATAAACTTGGAGCAGGTCATTATTTTGAACCACAAAATCCAACCGTCATTATCGGCTGTAAAAAACTAGAGGAGTGAAGAAAATGGCAGAAGTACATTTCGTCGGAGCAGGACCAGGAGATAAAGAGTTAATTACCTTAAAAGGATATCAATTATTAAAAGAGGCGGATGTCGTTATTTATGCAGGGTCGCTCGTAAACCCGGAGTTGCTAGAATATTGTAAACCAGACTGCGAAATCCATAATAGTGCAAGTATGAATTTAATCGAAATCATTGACTGTATGGAAGCGGGCGTGACTGCTGGTAAAGAAGTGGTTCGTTTGCAAACCGGAGACTTTTCTATTTATGGTTCGATTCGTGAACAGGTCGAGGAAATGAAAAAACGTTCGATTCCCTTCACTTGTACACCGGGCGTGAGCTCATTCCTTGGCGCGGCAAGCAGTTTTGGAGTGGAGTATACAGTTCCTGAAGTAAGTCAGAGTGTAATTATTACCCGAATGGCTGGCAGAACTCCAGTACCATCGCGCGAATCTCTTCGTTCATACGCGGCACACCAAACTTCAATGGTAATTTTCTTGTCCGTTCAAGGTATTAGAAAAGTCGTTTCTGAATTAATTAAAGGCGGTTATAAACCAGAAACCCCAGCAGCTGTCATTTACAAAGCGACTTGGGCGGAAGAAAAGAAAGTAACCGGCACGTTAGAAGATATCGCAGAAAAAGTAACAGAAGCCGGAATTACGAAAACGGCACTTATTATGGTCGGGGATTTCCTTGGAGAAGAGTTTTATTATTCTAAGCTATACGACAAGGATTTCAAACATGAATATAGATAAACTGGCGATTATTGCTGTCACAGAACGTGGTCGCGATTTAGCAGTAACGTTAACAAAAAAGGTAGCAGCTACGATTTTTGTACCAGAAAAGCATTGCAATGAGCTAACGAATTCTTTAACGCCGGATTTTGGAACAGCGATGCGCGAAATTTTCACGAAATATCAAGCATTGATTTGTATTATGGCGACTGGAATTGCGGTTCGGACACTTGCTCCAGTGATAGAAGATAAGCTGTCAGATCCAGCAGTACTTGTCATGGATGAACATGGGAAATTTATTATCAGCTTGCTTTCAGGACATGTTGGTGGCGCAAATGAACTAACCGAACAAATCGCTGCGATAACTGGCGGTGCGGCAGTAATTACAACCGCAACAGACCGCGCGAATGTAGCTGCCATTGATAACATTGCCAAAGAACTAAATGGTTATCTACCTGATTTTAAAGCAACAACGAAACGCATCAATGGTTTACTTGCAGCAGGAAAAGAAGTTGGTTTGTACATCGATGAGCCACTAGAAATAGATACGCGCGGTTTTACAATGGAAGAAGTTAGCCCGCAAGTTTACATTTCAACTAAAAATAAACTGCAGGTGGCGACACATGAACGCATCCAGCTGGTACCTAAGCAATTTATCCTCGGGGTCGGTTGCAGAAAAGGCGTTTCAGCGGAAACGATAGATGCAGCATTTACACATTTTTGTGAACAAGAAAACATACACCCGCGGGCATTCCGTGAGATTCATAGTATTACTTTAAAAGCGGAAGAACCGGCAATTCTTCATTTAGCGGAGAAATGGCGTGTCCCATTTATTGTCCATCCAGCAGAAGAATTACAAACAGTTGCTGGAAAATATCCAACATCCGCTTTTGTTCAAAAAACTGTTCAAGTAGGGAATGTCGCCCTATCGTCAGCAGATATTGGTAGTAACGGAAACGTTGTTACAAGCCGATTTGCTGAAAATGGCGTGACTTTCGCAGCAGGGAAATTAACTAAAAATAGTGAGGTGGCAAAATGATTTATGTAATCGGAATTGGCCCAGGAGATAAACGATTAATGACTGGTGAAGCACTGCAAGCAATAGAAGACGCGGAGGTGATTGTTGGTTATGTAACGTACATCAAACTCATCAAAGAGCTAATCAAAGATAAAGAAGTAGTGAAAACAGGCATGCGCCGCGAAATCGATCGTTGCCAAGAAGCCGTTGATATCGCACTAACAGGAAAAAAAGTAGCCGTTGTTTCAAGTGGCGATGCAGGAATTTACGGTATGGCTGGTCTAGTTTTAGAACTCGCAGAAAAAAGTAACCCAAATTTAGAAGTCAAAGTGATTCCAGGAATTACTGCAAGTATTGGAGCCGCTGCTGTTCTCGGTGCACCAATCATGCATGATTTTTGCCATATTAGTTTAAGCGATTTAATGACACCGTGGGAAGTAATCGAAAAACGTCTAACCCACGCTGCAATGGCCGATTTTGTTGTCTGTTTTTACAATCCAAGAAGTAAAGGCCGCGCCAATCATTTAGCCAACGCTTTTCAAAAGATGATGGAGTATAAATCAGGGGACACAGTTGTTGGTATTGTGAAAGATGTCGGTCGAAAAGAAGAGCGAAAAATCATTACAACGATGCGAGATATCGATTATGAATTAGTGGATATGACAACGATGGTGATTGTAGGAAACAAAGAAACCTACGTGAAAAATGGCAAAATGATCACACCACGAGGTTACACACTATGATTTTCGTGCTAGGAGGAACTTCGGATAGCTTGGCGATTAGTGACTGGCTAACGGAAAAAAAGCAAGCCTTTATCCTTTCTGTTGCAACCGATTACGGAGAAACTTTAGCGAAACAACATGCCGAAAACGTATTTTGTGGCAGATTATCAAAAGAAGAAATGCTCCTAAAATGGAACGCTGAAAATGTTCACCTCGTTATTGATGCGACTCATCCTTTTGCGACCATTGTTTCTGAAACAGCGATGGAAGCATGCAAAGAAGCAGACATTCCTTATATTCGTTTTGAACGCACTAGTGAACAAACAGATAATACTTATTTGGTAGCAGATATCGAGGAAGCTTGTACAGTTGCAATGAAACTTGGGAAACGAATTTTTCTTACAACTGGTAGTAAAAATTTACCAGAATTCGTAGCTGGTTTAAACAATCGACATATCATCGCTCGTATTTTACCAGTGTCTGATGTAATTCGTTCAGCCGAAGAACTAGGTCTCGTTGCCGACCAGATCATTGGCATGAAAGGACCGTTCACCAAAGAAGCGAACCGAACACAACTAGAAATGACTGGGGCAGATGTATTAATCACTAAAGAGAGTGGAAAACAAGGTGGCTTTCAAGAAAAACTCGCAGCTGCCGCAGAATTAAATATTCCAGTTATTGTGATTCGCCGTAAAAAATTAAATTATCCAATCGAAATAAATCATTTAAGCGAACTATCAGAAATTTTAACTCAATTGGAGGTCTACTAATGGGAAAAGTCATGTTAATTGGTGCAGGTCCTGGAGATGCACAGTTGCTAACCGTGAAAGGCTTAGCTGCACTGCGAAAGGCAGATGTTATTGTATACGATCGCCTCGTTGAACCAGCGATGCTCCAAGAACGAAAAGCTAGTTGTAAACTCATTTATGTCGGAAAAGAACCACTTCATCATCCAATTCCCCAAGAGGAAATCGAACAAATTCTTGTTAGAGAGGCTGCGACAAATGAGCTGGTTGTTCGTCTAAAAGCAGGAGACCCTTATGTGTTTGGTCGCGGCGGGGAAGAAGGAGAGACACTCTATAAAGCGGGAATTCCATTTGAAGTTATTCCTGGAATCACATCCGCGATTGGTGGGCTTGCCTACGCTGGAATTCCAGTAACCCATCGTGATTTTGCTTCGAGTTTTCACGTGATTACTGGACATTTGAAAAAAGGACGTGATCCACTAGATTGGGAAGCCCTTGCTAGACTGGAAGGTACGCTCGTTTTCCTAATGGGAATGACTAATTTACCTAATATTTGTGCGAACCTACTAGAAAATGGTCGAAAAGCCGAAACGGGTGTTGCGATTGTACAATGGGCATCTCGCGGCAAACAATTAACGGTTACCGGGAACTTACAAAACATCGAACAAAAAGTAGCGGAGTCTGGTATTTCTTCGCCGGCACTTATTGTCGTTGGTGATGTGGTGAGCTTACGACCACAGCTTAACTTCTTTGAGGAAATGCCTCTTTTCCATACAAAAGTATTACTTCCAAGAGCACGAGCTGGAAAAAGTATGCTCGCGGAACAAATTCGCGATTTGGGCGGAGAAGTAACTATGTATCCAAATATTCAAGTAGTCGATGTTGCGCCAACGAAAACAAGGGAAGCGCTAATCGAAATAAACGAACTTCTTTTCACATCTAAAGAAGCGGTAGAACGATTTTTCGACTATTTAACCAAGCTTGATTTAGATATTCGTTCTCTAAAAAATACCCATCTTACTGCTATTGGCAAACAAACAAAAGAAGCTTTTAGTGAAAAAGGAATTATTCCAGATAGTTTTATTAAAAGACGGAGCACGGAATTAATTTTGGAGCATTTACCACGGTTACAGAAAAATGCGAGCAACTTAATTATCGGAAGCATAGTTGATACGTCGGAAGTTAACGCAATTTTAGCAGAAGTGGAAGCGATGGAAATGATGCCGTTATATGATATGCGTCCTGTGACAGAACGACCATTTGACCTTGCAAGCTTTGAACAAGTTTGTTTCTCAAGTTCGCGTTCCGTTCAAAATTTACTCGACGTACTAACAACCGAAGAAAAAGCCATTTTACAAACGAAAACAATTCTTTCCATTGGAAGGTTCACGAGCGCAACGTTAGCATCATTCGGTATCAACAACTTTATCGAAGCCGAAAGCGCCACACCAGAGAGCTTAATTGAACTAATCCAAAAAACAAAATTAGAAGGAGTACCACAATGAAAAAAGCGATTTTAGTCGTTAGTTTTGGCACAAGTTATCCTGAAACAAGAGAAAAAACGATTGAAGCCTGTGAAAAAAAAGTGGCCCAAGAATTTCCAGATTACAACGTGTTTCGTGCATTCACATCCAATAAAATCATCAAAAAACTAAAAACTCGTGACAATATGCATATTAACACACCAAGCCAAGCATTAAACCAACTAAAGGAATTAGGCTACAAAGAAGTCATTATTCAGTCGCTACATATTATTAGTGGTGGTGAATTTGAAAAAATCACTGCACAGGTGGAAAAATTCAAGCCGGATTTCGATTCCATTATTGTTAGCCAACCGTTACTTGATTCGATGGAAGATTACGAAAAAGCAATCGAAGCCATTCGCCACCAAATGCCACCTTTAAAAGAACAAGAAGCGTTAATTCTCATGGGACACGGGTCGAAACATCATGCTTTCAGTGCTTATGCATGCCTTGACCATATGTTGTTAAACGAACCAATTTACCTTTGTGCGGTAGAAAGTTACCCGGGTCTTGACCAAGTAATTGAACGATTACAACAAGCAAATATAAAAAAAGCGCACCTAATGCCGTTTATGCTTGTAGCAGGTGATCACGCTACGAACGATATGGCTTCTGATGACGAGGATTCTTGGAAAAGCACGCTGGAACAAGCAGGCATACAAACCGAATGTCATTTGCAAGGTCTAGGCGAAAATCCGCTTATCCAAGCTCAATTTATCGATCACATCCACACGGCAATAGAAAGGGTGAAAGCACGTGGCTAAATTTTACGGCATTGGTACAGGTCCTGGAGACAGCAAGTTAGTCACGATGGAAGCGGCAGAAAGACTCGGAAATTTAGCAATTCTCTACACGCCACAACCCAAAAAAGGCGGCGAAAGTTTAGCTAAGAAAATCGTCAGCCCTTATTTAAAAGATACATTAATCATTAAAGAACGCCATTTTCCAATGAGTTACAACAAAGAAGAAAAAATGCTTGCATGGAAAGAAATCGCCGAAGAAATCAAAGCAGATGTTCAAAACGGGCATGATGTTGGTTTCATCACACTCGGCGACCCAATGGTTTACAGCACTTATAGCTATTTACTCGAATTATTAAAAGGAGAAATTGAAACAGTGACACTCGCAGGTATTTCGTCCTTTTCCAATATCGCCTCCAAGATTGAATTACCACTCGTAATGGACGAGGAAAGTTT
The sequence above is drawn from the Listeria monocytogenes genome and encodes:
- the cbiD gene encoding cobalt-precorrin-5B (C(1))-methyltransferase CbiD gives rise to the protein MEDFIYYNGKKYRKGYTTGTCAAAAAKACVEMILTQEEVSAVQVTTTGGTILEIPVAYQKFSKDKATAAVQKDGGDDIDATHGMWIFVDVDLTDNAEVVLDGGVGIGRATQKGISVAVGEAAINPAPRKNILATVRESLGENRGAKILVYAPEGEERAKRTMNSNLGIIGGISILGTTGIVTPMSDEGWKKSLSMELEMKRNQGLDQIILVPGNYGDDFVQNTLGFSSGNIVSMSNFVGYMLKETQRLAFKKVLMVGHFGKLVKVSAGIFTTYSKDADARAEILVANLALLGAPLSLLQAVEKCNTTEAAGEFIEEAGFTQVYDVIVQKIKARSERFLKFTKPSVEVDVVTFSTERGLLAATKDIDVLREEWR
- a CDS encoding cobyrinate a,c-diamide synthase, whose translation is MNKILIAAASSGTGKTTVTLGIMHALKKRGLRVQPFKVGPDYIDTNYHQAITGVASINLDSFLIDDDAMLAALFEKHGQSADISVIEGVMGLFDGLGIDRDNSSTSFIAKCTKTPVILVVDGKAISTSAAAIVDGFNRFDPELTIAGVIINRVASENHFSLIKGAIERYTDVPVLGYLPKNAAVALPERHLGLVPKEEMTELETKWELLGDLIAEHVDLDRLLAISKTGANLTVHPPEIQVPDFSGMRVAYALDAAFHFYYQDNLDFIRSTGATLIPFSPLEEREVPDADFIYIGGGFPEVFAEQLAKNKSMRESILAAHEQGKPIYAECGGLMYLGSSLEMEAESYEMVGVFDGVSKMTTRLRKFGYCIAEPLEDTLLGKKGTAIRGHEFHHSVFETNEPTRMKLTKKRDGEIVKEWHGGYQKGNTFASYLHIHFYQNLSIITHMFGAIER
- a CDS encoding helix-turn-helix transcriptional regulator, translated to MEKEKVINIQPLMTNQVENQFTQQIQEDFHKKNPDHSALLHSLETVEVLDVLSDYYSAHEKQKQPKKETTSANKTGGEHKEIKQAIRYIKKNIHRSITLEEVANYVYLSPFYLSKLFKNELNINFINYVNEQKMLYAKEQLEKSDWAVHTIAKNLGFSRASYFCKVFKKEFDMTPKEYRDSLK
- the cbiB gene encoding adenosylcobinamide-phosphate synthase CbiB yields the protein MILLFYTSSFILDCLLGDPYSWPHPIKAIGNLIKWLTIILRKIFHGKSLYFAGGLLFVLTVGMTGVVSWFILFLSAKIAYWLYVAVFVYLGYTTLAMTCLAKEARKIQRTLADGDLAAARVQVGMIVGRDTDKLTAEEISKATIETVAENTADGVIAPLFYLFIGGPVLALMYKAVNTLDSMVGYKNEKYRAIGFVSAKMDDIANFIPARLAWFFLVIASFILRYDGRASWQIGLRDRKNHTSPNCAYPEGAVAGALQITLGGTHEYFGETVVKPTIGSGTKPVSEKEISQTIHLLYMASTIAFIMFASIYLLLF
- a CDS encoding cobalt-precorrin-7 (C(5))-methyltransferase, whose translation is MITVVGIGPGDTNLLINEAKQALNTAEIVYGSTRQLQEIAELTTATPMLLPKKLADLKNIPHQNKNVVILASGDPLLYGIGNWALANFSEDIRIVPGISAIQMMFHRIQLPMNNCFITSSHGKKPNFDFLLQHEKVAMVTDTIIGPYEIAAEILQRGLKKILFIGENLSSKEERIHKLKPEQVAKKYDMNVVVIVDEG
- a CDS encoding decarboxylating cobalt-precorrin-6B (C(15))-methyltransferase: MKDEVFIRGKVPMTKAEVRAASIDLLNLNETSKKLLDVGAGTGSVGLQVACNFPKIQVTAIERKPDAVDLIKQNQAKFGLENVTVIEAYAPIELPEKETFDAIFIGGSGGNLTDIIDWSLAHLNPRGSLVLNFILLENALTAMNHLEKLTVNELTMKQIQVSSWHKLGAGHYFEPQNPTVIIGCKKLEE
- a CDS encoding cobalt-precorrin-8 methylmutase codes for the protein MNYIKNPAKIEEKSFEIIQQIIDDIRPDYTFQNKLEEAIIKRAIHTTADFDYLDSLVFQQDAIAKIIHVLQNKGTIFTDTNMALSGINKRLLDELGCKYHCYVSDPETMEIAKQHGITRSMAGIKLASLKDGPKLFVLGNAPTAVYKIIEMTESGQLQADAVVAVPVGFVGAAECKEEILETDIPAIVARGRKGGSNLAAAIINAILITM
- a CDS encoding cupin domain-containing protein yields the protein MADISKELIEQLVKQVVLEKMGQSSKHVDPSGILSIKLPVVKVSEEDRLDTGKPGDVVYTKDLVTLEESQRLGFGLMEMKDTTFDWFLDYDEVDYVIEGRLDVVIDGRTVSAGPGEIIFIPKGSQIKFSVTGEARFIYVTYPADWQSQ
- a CDS encoding ECF transporter S component → MKIQKLVLCAMLIAMCVIGANIKLMGSVAFDAAPAFIGTLLLGPMYGAVLGIFGHLTSALLAGFPLTLPIHLIVAGMMGVTMIAYGFTRQKLAEKNQLLAISVSSVVAFVFNCPLSLLALYPLMHQAVFVLFPVLAIGSVCNIFVAEVVYQVLPERWKRRIAGY